The genome window ATTTCTCACGGCCTACTGCCAGCATTCCTTCAGAAATATCCACCCCAGTAATTTTATCCGGGTTCAGGCGCAGGGTCTCAATAGCAAAATCGGCGGTGCCGGTGGCAATATCCAGTACCTGTTTCGGCTTAATGGGCTCCAGCATGCTTACGGCCTTTTTACGCCAGATGATGTCGATGCCAGCGCTCAGGAAGTGGTTCAGGAAATCGTATTTGCCGGCAATGTTGTTAAACATCTTCGCTACCTGCGATTTCTTGTCTCCGTTCTGGTCTTTATAAGGTACTACTGCCATAGTTACAATTAAAAGTATTCAGGCAAAAATACGCTACCTATACTTATAATACACTGTTTATATAAAAAAACAGGCCGGGTATATGCCCGGCCTGTTCTGTTATACTTCAGTTTATAGTTTAAAGCACTATAAATTATGGATTTGTCTGGTCAGCTCTAGGTATCACTCTGAACTCAGTTCTTCTGTTAAGCTGCATGTTTTCAGCAGATGTGTTTGGTACTGCAGGTCTGCGCTCGCCATAAGTTACAGTTACTAAACGTCTTTCAGAAATACCTTTGCTCTTCAGGTAATCATAAGCTGCATTAGCACGGTTCTCACCAAGTCTCAGGTTATACTCATCGCTGGCACGAGAGTCGCAGTGGCCTTCTATACTTACGTTAACCAGTGGGTTTGCTTTCAGGTAAGCAACTACTCTATCCAGTTCATTTACTGATTCCGGACGCAGGTTATACTCATCTGTATCGAAATAAATTGGCTTCATACCTGCAATAACGCCGGCACGTGTAGCAGTTGTATCAACGTAGTCGATGTAGAAGTTACGAACTATAGTAGTTGTATCGTTCAATGACATTGGCACTTCCAGTTCTTCTGTTGTGATCTGCTTACCATCTTTGGAAACCTGCACCTGGAAATTACGACCAGACAGAACATCTACCTGGTAGTAACCTGAGTCAGGTCTTGTTATATCGCGGTAAGAAATAGGGCGCTTATCAGCTGCCAGACCATTAAAGATCAGTTCTATACCTGGCAAAGCCGTGCTATCTACTTTAGAGAACACCTGGCCCTGCACGCGCACATTACGGATATAGTTGATCGTATAGATATCTTTCTCGCCGTAGCCACCAATTCTGTAAGACGACAGGTACGCGTAGCTACCATCCGGGCTTAAGCGGTAATAAGTATCATCATCTGGTGTGTTTACTGGGGCACCCATGTTAACAGGTTTCGCCCATCTTCTTGCAACTGAGTCATACTTAGAGGCAAAGATGTCGTAACCACCCATTGTGTTGTGGCCTGTAGAAGCAAAGTATAATGTACCGTTATCAGCAAAGTAAGGGCTGTCATCATCAAACGGTGTATTTATAGTACTACCAATGCTTCTTGGCGCTGCCCAGCTACCATCCTTGTTACGCTTAGCTACATAAATATCTAAGTCGCCGTTTTCTGAATAAGCACTTGTAGAGAAGAATAATGTCTGGCCATCTTTTGAAATGAAGGCATCAGATTCATAATCCTTTGTGTTTACTTTATCGCTGATGCTTTTTGGAGCACCCCATGTGCCATCCGCCTGACGCTCAGCTACCATTATATCACCGTTGTTATCGGCTCGGTAAAGCAACAGTTTAGTATCATTGTCAAAAAGCTGGATTGAGGCATCGTGACCTGTGCTGTTCAGAGCACCAGGTACTCTTTTAGTTGGAGCCCATTCATCTTCGCCGGTGCGGGTAGTTTCGAAAATATCTTCATAATATTCGCCATCCTGTGCTGGTGTACCACCGGTTGCTTCAGAGCTACGGGAAGTATAAAGCAGGTAGTTATCATCAGAAGAAATAACAGGGCTGTGCTCAGAGTAAGCTGAGTTAACAACACCTCCTAAATTCTTCACGAAAATATCTTTCGGGTTAGCCACTTCACGTTTAGCATTTCGCGCATGTTGTATCAGCATGGCAAGCTCTTCACGGCGCTCTTCATCACGACGACGAAGCTCTTTCTGCGCTGCCTGGAAGTGCTCAATTGCACTATCGAAACGGTAGTTGATGTGGTCTGCGCGGCCCAGCCAGTATTCCAGATCACGGTCTACGTTTGGCTTAACCTTTTGAGCGCGGTACAGGTAGTCTGCCGCTTTCTCTTTATCGAAGGTCATGTAGCTGATACCGGCATAATACAGTGCATCTGCATTGTTGGGATCATTGGCCAGTACCTGCTCATAAAAAGGAACGGCTGCACGATAGTTTTCTTTTGCGAAGAGTTTGTTTCCACTCCGAATCAGCTTTCTGTTGCTTTGTGCAGAAGCTGAAACAGCTAGCAGGCACAACAGGGCTAACAGCAAAGAAAATCGTGAAAACGATTTGGCTAATTGATTCATGTTGTAAAGGTTTGTTATACTTTTTGTTGGTTTGACTGGGTGTAAATTCGATAAGCGTTAGAAGGCGTAGTTCACCTTATATTTCGCATCTATACGAGCAATATTAAAATTGGTATATGTAAGTATATATTTATTTTACGCTTGCTAAAGATGACTTTAGTAAAGTATAGCCGGTGTTGTAACTCCTTATAAAGTATACGTAAAACAGCTAACAATTATAATATTACTTATAAACAATTGAATTAAGGCAAATATATAAAAAATATAGTATTTATATATGTTCAACTTTTGATTTGAAAAAAACAAAAAAACTGCCGACCTGGATTTAAGTCGGCAGTTACAGTATTTTGTTTGATTTAAATTATTGAGAGGCTTATTTCAGGAACAGTATCTGGTAAATATCCAGTGCGCCCATCCCATCAGGCCTGTCAGACGAAAAATAAGCTGACTGGCGGTTACGGTCTAATGTAAAGTATAAGTCATCGTGCGGCGAGTTGATCGGGAAACCAACATTTTGTACTTGCTGCCACGCGCCATCCAGCATCACAGCTTTAAAAATATCATATCCCCCCATGGTGTTATGCCCGCGCGAACTGAAGTATAATGTTTTGGTAGTAGCATCTACAAAGGCGGCATCTTCATCGTAAGGGGTGTTTATACTTGCGCCAAGGTTTATAGCTGCACTCCACGTTCCGTCCGGGAAGCGCTGGCTAACATACAGGTCAAGGCCGCCATAACCGCCTGGTCTGTCGCTGGAGAAGAAGGCAAATTCACCACTTTCAGTAATATGCACCGATGTTTCGTTTGCCAGCTGACTTAATGGTATAGGCATTGGCTTTGGGTTTACCCATGCTCCTTTTGCCTGGTCAAAACTACGGAGACCTTCTGCTGCTGCATAAGTATAAAGCTGGTTTCCGTTAGGAGAGATCGTTACAATTGAATGTCCCATTTTAGTATTGGTAGCCGGCAGAAATTCTTTTGATGCCTTCCACTCTCCTTTTACTTTTCTGGATATTCGAATCTGTTCAGGTCCTTCAGGCGCTTCGTGTGCTGTAAAAAGCAATGTAGAATCATTGCCTGTAAGTATAGGCACGAACTCTACTTCTTTTGAATTTATGGCCGCACCTAAGTTAACCACCTGGGCAACAGATGGCTGGGCTAACAAGGCCTGACCCGCATTACATTCTTCTAAACGCTTGCGTATTACTTCTACATAATTCCAGTCAGCGCGGCCGGTACTGTAAATCTCCTGCTGGTAGAATTTCTTCGCTTCCTCAAACTCATAGTTCTGGTGCAGGGCCTCAGCCAGGTTCACGATCACCTTCTCCCCGAAACGCGGATCCAGTTCAAAAACCTTAGCTAAGCAGAGTTTGGCTTTACGTGGCTCACGCATCTCCAGGTAACTTATTCCCAGCCTGTACATAGCCTGAAGGTTTTCAGGTTCTTTCTCCAGCACTTTCTGGTACCATTCTGCGGCTTCAGCAAAATCAGCTTTTGCATAAGCTTTGTCTGCCCGACGCATAGAGTTATCAGGATCAGGCATGGTCATACTGCTGCAAACAATTACAATCAGCAAAAACAAGGCTGCAGGCTTAAGACTATACCGTTTTATATGTTTTGGCGTTATACCTGCAACGCTCCACCAAGTAGAGGGTGAATACTTCATGTTTGGCAAATTAAATGTACCTTTGTTATCGCTTAAGTTAACGAAATTATACTTGCGTAAACTGCTATATTACAAATTTCAGTTATTCGCAGCAAATAAGAAGCATCAGAATGGTAATTAAGGAAGCAAAATTTTTAATGAGTAATACCCGCGTGGAAGAATGTCCTGCGCCTGACAAGCCGGAATATGCCTTTATAGGGCGTTCTAATGTAGGTAAGTCTTCGTTAATAAATATGCTTACTGAGCAGAAAGGGCTTGCTAAAACATCTGCATCGCCAGGTAAAACACAGCTCATAAATCACTTTCTGATAAACGACAACTGGTACTTAGTAGATTTGCCAGGGTATGGTTACGCTAAAGTAAGCAAGGGCTCACGCGACGACTGGCGCAAGATGATCAACTATTATTTCCAGAAACGTGAGAACCTGACTTGTGTATTTGTGCTTATTGACTCGCGGCATGAGCCGATGAAAACAGACCTTGATTTTATTAACCACTTGGGCCAATTGGGAGTACCATTTGTTCTTGTTTTTACGAAAGCTGATAAGCAGTCATCTGTAAAGACAGACTCAACCATAGCTGCCTACAAGCGTACATTGCTGCAAACCTGGGATGAACTTCCCCGCATTTTTGTTACCTCATCTGAGAAAAGAATAGGCCGTGACGAATTGCTTACATTTATAGATGAAGTAAATGCACAGGTGCAGCAATAACCCGGTTTAAAGTTGAAATTTTTAATCTTAATCCCTTATGAAAACTAAATTTTCGTTTTTGTTTCTTTTATTTGCCTTCGTGGCAATAACGGCTTCGGCCCAGACAGCATCTTCGCCAGCACAGAAAACCGAGAAGCCAGCTTACTGGATACCTGATAATGTGCTGCCGGCAGCGGAGCATTACGAAGGCGGCAAAGAAGCTATGTATGAGTTCATCGGCAAAGAAGTAAAGTACCCGGCTCTTGCTAAACGCAACCGCGTGCAGGGCGACTGCATTATTGGGTTCACGATAAATGAAGATGGCTCAACTTCGGGTTTTAAAGTACTGCGCAACGCAGGTGCCGGCACTGGCGAAGAAGCAATGCGTGTAGCTAAGTTGCTTAAATTTAAAGCTCCAGGCTATGCCCTTAATGTGAGTATACCTATTAAGTTTAAACTATAATACAACGATTTATTCCTTACTATGCCTATTGACTTAAGACAAGTTGCAGCCATTTCCGGCATGAACGGACTTTACCGTGTGGTAGCTCCTACCCGCACCGGCGTAATTGTTGAATCTTTATCAGAGAAGCCGCAGCGCCTGGTTGCGCAGGCACGTCAGCGTATGTCTTTGCTGGATGAGATCTCTATTTATACTACAGATGAGGAAACAACTGTGCCCCTGGCAGAGGTATTTGACCGCATCAATGAAAAGTTTGGCGATAACCTGCCATTAAGCGAGAAGCCAGCAGACCATGAGTACAAAGCCTTTATGGAAGAAGTACTGCCTGACTTTGACGAAGAGCGCGTTTATGTTTCGGACATGAAGAAGCTGGCGAACTGGTATAAGATCGTAAAACAACATATCGGTTTTAAAGCCGCTGAAAAAGCTGAAACGGAAGCTACTGATGCGCAACCAGAGGCAGAAGAAGGAAAGAAAGCAAAGAAGAAAAAATAATTACCTATTAAAAAGGCCTTCTGAGATCAGAAGGCCTTTTTGTTTTTATTCATCCTTATAACAATGGAGTACGCAGCAGTTATACTTTCAGGGGCCACGCAGCAATTGCAGAAACTGTTTGGAACAGAAACATTACAGCATACCCATAACCTGCAGGACCTGCAGCAAAAATTAGCGCAGGCCGTGTTATACTTACTCCAAAAAGACCTGAACCGCCTGCTCAATATACTTTACCGGATTGATGTAGATGAGCGAAAAGTAAAGCAGGCTATGCTGGCACCAACCGAAGAGGAAGTAGCAGACCACATAGCCCAAATAATAATAAAGCGGGAACTGCAAAAGGCGCAGACCCGCTTTATCTATCGTTCTAATTAAAAGCTAAGCTTATACAGCTACTTCGCTTTTCATAAACTCTTCTACTTTATCAACCATCTCAGCAGAACCAATTACTAACGGGCAACGCTGATGCAGCTCTGTTGGCTCAATCTCCATGATACGGCGGCTACCATCTGTTGCCTTACCTCCTGCCTGCTCTACTATAAATGCCAGTGAGTTACACTCATACATCAGGCGCAGTTTACCATTTGGAGCTTTTGCGGTTGGCGGGTAAATATAGATACCACCTTTAAGCAGGTTACGATGGAAATCAGCTACCAATGAACCGATATAACGGGCAGAATAACCATTCTCCTTGCAATAGTTTAGGTATTGCTTCACTCCTTCCGGGAAACTGTTTACACCACCTTCGTTGCAGGAATAAATGGTACCTGTGGCTGGTGTTTTAATGTCAGGATGCGACAGGAAGAATTCTCCTAATGAAGGATCGTACGTAAAGCCGTTTACGCCATGCCCTGTTGTATAAACCAGCATCGTTGATGATCCATAGATCACATAGCCAGCTGCTACCTGCTGCGTACCATTCTGCAAACAATCCTCTATAGTTCCTTCGCAACCGGTATCAGATTTTCTTCTGTAAATAGAGAAGATTGTGCCGATTGAAACGTTTACATCGATGTTAGAAGATCCATCCAGCGGGTCCATGGCTACAATATATTTGCCTTTGGTATTGCCCGTATGGATTACTTCATCTTCCTCTTCAGAAATAATGGCACATACTTCGCCGCCGTTACGTAGGGCACGCACAAAACGGATATTAGCAATCACATCCAGCTTCTGCTGTTCTTCACCCTGCACATTCTGCTGACCGTAAGCACCAGTTACATCAAGCAGGCCTGCACGGTTAATTTCGCGGTTTACAATTTTAGCTGCCAATGCGATATCGCGCAGCAACTGGGAAAGCTCACCCGTAGCAAACGGGAAGTCTTCCTGTTTTCTCATAATAAACCTGTCAAGTGTGGTTCCTACAGGTAATGCCAGATTAAAGTTCATGATAGAAGAAGTTATTATCTAAATATAGTAGTACAAAAATATCATTTTTTGATTCATAAACGAAGGCTACCTATTTTTACGAGGTATTATCCCTAAATGAATGAAAGTATACAAATTTGGAGGTGCATCCGTTAAGAATGCCGACGCTTTCCGAAATCTGGCTCAGATCGTGCAAAACCATGGTGGCTCCCGCCAGTTACTTATAGTTGTATCGGCTATGGGCAAAACAACCAACGCCCTGGAGCATGTTTTTAATACGGCTTATGCACAACAAGATTACAACCAGGCATTGCAGGAAAGTCAGGATTACCACCAGGAGACCGTACAGGCTTTGTTCCCTGATGCAAGTCACCCTGTATACGAAGAGTTGGAGCACCTGTTCTCTAAATTAGACGCTACGCTTCAAAACCTGAACCGGCAGACTAACTACGATCAGCTGTATGACCAGGTAGTAAGCTTTGGTGAGTTATTAGCCTCCACTATACTTCATCATTTTTTGCAGTTACAGCACCTTACTAACACCTTCATAGACAGCCGCAAGTATATCCAGACTGATACAACCTGGCGCGAAGCCAAAATAGACTGGGACTGGACCGAGCGACTGATAAAGCGTGACCTGCCTGCTATACTGGAACAGCAACTTATAGTTACACAAGGTTTTTTAGGCGGCACCAACAACGGGCTTACCACCACACTTGGCCGTGAAGGTTCAGATTTTAGTGCCGCTATCTTTGCGTATTGCCTGCACGCAGATGCTATGTACATCTGGAAAGATGTGGAAGGCTTACTGAATGCTGATCCTAAATATTTTTCCGATACGGTTCGCTATGCTGAGATATCGTACCAGGAAACGGTAGAAATGGCTTACTATGGGGCATCGGTAATACACCCTAAAACTATAAAGCCACTGGCCAACAGGCTGATCCCGCTTTATGTTAAATCTTTCCTGAACCCAACCGGCGAAGGCACAAAGATCTGCGATTGCAGGTATCAGAAACTGGCACCAGCCTATATTATTAAGGAGAATCAATGCTTAATTTCCTTTAGTGCCAAGGACTTTACTTTTATATCTGAAAAAAACCTGGGTACTATATTTAATGCTTTATCTGAACTGCGACTTAAGATTAACCTGATGCAGAACTCAGCTATCTCTTTCTCTATCTGTACCGATTGTAACGAAGAGCGACTGCAGAAGCTATTGAAAACCCTTCAGGACCAATTTGTAATTCATTATAACACAGGGCTTATACTTTATACCATTAAAAATTACGACACCGAAAGTATAAATAAAGTAGTTGCAAACAAGGAAGTGTTACTGGAACAACGTACCAGAACAACTTTTCAATTTGTTTGTAAATAATTGCATGTATTTTAGATATTACATTTATCTTTACAGATAAAATAGCAGATGATCCTTGTTAAATACTGTAACATTATATAGTCTATACAGTATACATGGTGTCTCATCTCAGCTAAATTATCTGCAGTATGCAACCAGTTGAAAAAATTGATAGGTTATTTTTAACAAAATTACTCTTGCTTTCAGGCTTGCTTTACATAGGCTTTGTGGCAAAGGTACCTCCTTTCCTTAAATCTGCTGAAGCTAGACCACTGGAACAGTTTGCATCGCCCGAAGATGAGCAACACCCCAAACAGATAAAGAAGTTATACTACCGGCTGGTATCCGATCAGGAACAAGAACCGGAAGAGATCGCCATTTAAGATAGATAGCCTGCTACCCCGCAGGCTTTTTTATGGCCTTGCCACAAAAAGCTTTAATTTAGCCGGTACATTAATCAAGATTTTATAACTATGGAATTTATACTTGTTACCCCACAGGCACGTCCACATATTGCCCTTATCCAACTAAACCGCCCAAAAGAACTAAACGCCCTGAACCTGCAACTAATGGGTGAACTGCGCGATGCTTTAAAACAATTGGACGAAGATGAAAGTGTACGTGCTATCATAATAACAGGGAACGAACGTGCTTTTGCAGCAGGTGCCGATATTAAACAAATGGCCGGGAAAACTGCTATTGATATGCTCAACATCGATCAGTTCTCTACCTGGGACCAAATCCGCAAAACAAAAAAACCGATTATAGCAGCCGTTTCAGGATTTGCATTGGGTGGTGGCTGCGAACTGGCTATGACCTGCGACATGATTATTGCTTCGGAGACTGCCATGTTTGGCCAGCCTGAAATTAAGATTGGAGTAATGCCAGGTGCCGGTGGTACACAGCGCCTGACCAAAGCAATAGGTAAAGCCAAAGCAATGGAAATGGTTTTAACCGGTAAGTTTATGCCAGCCGAAGAAGCCGAAAAGCAAGGCCTGATTAACCGTGTGGTACCGGTAGAGCTATACCTGGAAGAAGCTTTTAAACTGGCAGGTGAGATTGCCCAAATGTCGCCGGTGGCGGTGAAACTGGCTAAAGAATCTGTAAATCGTGCTTTTGAAACACAACTGGATGAAGGCTTATACTTTGAGCGTAAGAACTTCTACCTCTGCTTTGCCTCCGAAGACCAGACCGAAGGTATGAATGCTTTTGTTGAAAAGCGCAGACCTGAGTTTAAGGGAAGGTAGGTATAGTTTAGGAGTTAGAGACATAGGATCAAACCACCCCTGCCCCTCCTTATCCAAGGAGAGGAGCTTTACCCTTAGAACTTTTTTAATTTATAGTTTATGGTTAATGATTTTTAAACTACACAGAAATTATGCACTATAGAACCCAAGTTCTTGGATTTAACAATAGCAGAACTCCCCTCCTTGGATAAGGAGGGGCAGGGGTGGTTTGATTTTCACTCCTTAAAGCAAACTATTAAACTACAACCTCTAAATCATCTTTACCCTTCAAGTTCCCCTATTCACGAACAACTTTTACCCTTTCACTTTTAACTTTTAACTATAAGCCCTACCTTTGCAGGAACTTTTACTAGTTAAGAATCATTCTTATCTGGACATGCAAAACCTGAACCGAAACGACTTACGACAGCGACTGACAGCGTGCGGCTTAAAAGCCACACATCAGCGTATTGTGGTGCTTGAAGCGGTAACAGAATTGCACGGGCACCACCCGACAGCCGAAGAAGTTTACCAGAAACTTAAGCCTGCAAATCCCAGCATCTCCCTTGGCACAGTTTATAAAACGCTGGATACGTTTGCAGAAGCAGAGTTGATCAAGCGTGTACTGACTGAGGAAGGCGGGAAACGTTTCGATACCAATAGCTCCACGCACAGCCACATTTATTGTAGTAACACCCGCGAGATCATCGATTTTGAAGATCCTGAACTGGAGGTTTTGCTAAAGGAATTTTTCAGCAAAAAGCAGGTACAGAACTTCGAGATAAAAAGCTTTGCGGTGCAGTTAACGGGCAAAAAACTGGAGCCAGATAAACAAATCAGAATTCATTAATTAATAATTTTCAAACTAAATAAATACTATAAACATGGCAGTATTAGTAGGTAAAAAAGCACCTTCTTTTAAAGCAATGGCCGTTGAAAACGGTGAGTTCGTAGAGAACTTCTCATTGGATCAGTATATCGGTAAAAAACACGTGATTTTCTATTTTTACCCAATGGATTTCACATTCGTTTGCCCTACCGAGATCATCGCGTTCCAAGACAGAATGGAGGAGTTTGAGCGTAAGAACGTTGCTGTAGTAGGTTGCTCTACTGACACACATTTCTCTCACTTTGCATGGCTGAACACACCACGCAACCAAGGTGGTATCGAGGGTGTAAATTACCCGTTAGTAGCTGATGCTTCTAAAACTATTTCTCAGAACTACGACGTACTGGCTGGCCACTACGAGTATAACGAAGAAGGTCAGGTAGAATTTGTTGGTGAGCCGATTGCTTACCGCGGCCTGTTCCTTATCGACAAAGAAGGTGTAGTTCGTCACCAGGTTGTTAACGACCTGCCACTTGGCCGTTCTATCGACGAGGCACTGCGTATGGTTGATGCTCTGCAGTACTTTGAAGAGAAAGGCGAAGTTTGCCCAGCAAACTGGTCTGAAGGCAAAGAAGCGATGCAGGCTACTAAAGAAGGTGTGTCAAGCTACTTAGCGAAACACTAAGTTTTAGCAGTTCAAGTATAAAACAAAAGCCCCTGCCTATGCCGGGGCTTTTTTATTTCAGAGGCCTTTTTATTTTGTAGTTACACTATGCGCATAAGCCACAAACCTGCAAAGGTAGCCAACAGCCCAAGCAGTACACTTACCGAAATATAAAGTATAGCTTGCCCAAACTGGTTGTTCTGTAGCATATGCACTGTCTCGTAAGAAAAAGCCGAAAAGGTGGTAAAGCCACCCAGTATACCTGTAGCCAGAAACAAACGCCACTCCGGAGTTATAGTACCTTTTGAGGCAAAGCCAAAAACCAACCCGATAAGGAAGCAGCCAACTATGTTTATTGTAAGCGTAGCTAATGGGAAAGCAAGTGTGGATCGCGACTGAATAAACAAAGCCAGCAGGTACCTGCTGGCTCCGCCTATAAAACTGCCTGCTCCTATGGCCAAAAGTAGCTTCACCTGCTAAAGTATAAGTTAGTGTTTCTGCTCGTAATCATAATTCACCATCCACTGAATGCCAAACTTATCAGTGAACATGCCAAACAGCGCACCCCAGAAAGTTTTGTTCAGGGCCATTGTTACCTTACCACCGGCAGATAAACCATCAAATAAACGCTTGGCTTCGTCTTCGTTGTCGGCGTTGATAGAGATCGAAAAGTTATTACCCATAACAGTCGCATGCCCGAAAGCTTCTGAAGAGTCGCTGCCCATTAAAGTAGTTTCTTTGCTGATCGGGAGAGAAATGTGCATGATCTTGTTACCTTCAGATTCAGGAATTGGGTGCTCCGAAGGCATATCCTTAAAGCGGCCTACGTACGGAAAATCGCCGCCGAAAACAGATTTGTAAAAATTAAAAGCTTCTTCGCAGTTGCCTGCAAATGTCAGGTAAGGACTAATTGATGCCATTTTATAGTTATAGTTTAAGAAGTTACAGACCTATTATATATCAAATATAAAGTATTTAGTATACATCCCAACCACGGCCACACACTCAACCTAAAAAACTACGATTTATATGGCTTGAGCTCCCCATCTTTCACCAGCCAGGCTTTTTCGGCTTCATCCAGGATTTCCTCTTTATCATCAGAGTAGGCCTCCACAATCTTATACTTCCGGCCTTTAAAGTGTTCGTCTAGGCGGGCAATTTTCTCTTCTGCTTTGCAGGCTTTGCCGTCTACTAAGTAAGTACCATCAGTATAGTTAGCCTTCGTTCCGAAAAAGCCATCAATCTTATAAAGGTCAAAAAGTGGTTCCACATATAACTCCAGCCCACCGGTAGCACAAAATATCTGTACCCCATCCTTCTTTAGTTTATCCAGTCTGTCTTTTACTTCTTTGTTAAAGTTGTCCGGGTATTCCTGCTCCCAGAATTCTTTGGCGTAAGTCTTTACCTGGTCCGGCGGAAGATTATCCAGGTAATTAAAGAAGTTCTCTTTAAATTCTGTCTGCCTGATCTGGTGCATTTTCAGCAACATTTTATAGTACAGCATCTGGAAGTAGTAGGCTACTTTATGAGGCTTTTTTGCACTAATAAATTTAAAGAACTCGTCTTTGGAGCTCTTGTTATAAAAGGTCTTGTTCAGGTCAAAAACTGCTATTCTTACTTCTTCTTCCGTACTTTTTATCATAGTTGCCTCTGCTGCTTAGGGTAAGTGTAGTACGCAACTATAGATGCCAGAGATGAACAATTGCACACAATTCAACACCTAAACTGCTATATTTGCAGCCAAACAGCAGTACAAATTTGAAACTACTCTACGACATCGGCTTAAAAGCTTATAATGGATTACTGGCAGTGGCTGCACCTTTTA of Pontibacter deserti contains these proteins:
- a CDS encoding Fur family transcriptional regulator, with the protein product MQELLLVKNHSYLDMQNLNRNDLRQRLTACGLKATHQRIVVLEAVTELHGHHPTAEEVYQKLKPANPSISLGTVYKTLDTFAEAELIKRVLTEEGGKRFDTNSSTHSHIYCSNTREIIDFEDPELEVLLKEFFSKKQVQNFEIKSFAVQLTGKKLEPDKQIRIH
- a CDS encoding peroxiredoxin; its protein translation is MAVLVGKKAPSFKAMAVENGEFVENFSLDQYIGKKHVIFYFYPMDFTFVCPTEIIAFQDRMEEFERKNVAVVGCSTDTHFSHFAWLNTPRNQGGIEGVNYPLVADASKTISQNYDVLAGHYEYNEEGQVEFVGEPIAYRGLFLIDKEGVVRHQVVNDLPLGRSIDEALRMVDALQYFEEKGEVCPANWSEGKEAMQATKEGVSSYLAKH
- the crcB gene encoding fluoride efflux transporter CrcB is translated as MKLLLAIGAGSFIGGASRYLLALFIQSRSTLAFPLATLTINIVGCFLIGLVFGFASKGTITPEWRLFLATGILGGFTTFSAFSYETVHMLQNNQFGQAILYISVSVLLGLLATFAGLWLMRIV
- a CDS encoding VOC family protein, which translates into the protein MASISPYLTFAGNCEEAFNFYKSVFGGDFPYVGRFKDMPSEHPIPESEGNKIMHISLPISKETTLMGSDSSEAFGHATVMGNNFSISINADNEDEAKRLFDGLSAGGKVTMALNKTFWGALFGMFTDKFGIQWMVNYDYEQKH
- a CDS encoding HAD family hydrolase — encoded protein: MIKSTEEEVRIAVFDLNKTFYNKSSKDEFFKFISAKKPHKVAYYFQMLYYKMLLKMHQIRQTEFKENFFNYLDNLPPDQVKTYAKEFWEQEYPDNFNKEVKDRLDKLKKDGVQIFCATGGLELYVEPLFDLYKIDGFFGTKANYTDGTYLVDGKACKAEEKIARLDEHFKGRKYKIVEAYSDDKEEILDEAEKAWLVKDGELKPYKS